From Nitrospinota bacterium, a single genomic window includes:
- the gspG gene encoding type II secretion system major pseudopilin GspG, translated as MHRLADERGFTLIEILVVVVIIAILAALVGPRLFGKVGEAKRKAASAQIELFRQALDTYRLDVGRYPSTAEGLEALNEQPSGLDSWVGPYLVKAVPKDPWGNAYKYRSPGENGDMDLISYGADGAPGGDGENKDIVSWENL; from the coding sequence ATGCACCGATTGGCGGATGAACGAGGATTCACGCTTATTGAAATTCTAGTCGTGGTGGTGATTATCGCCATCCTGGCGGCGTTGGTTGGCCCCCGGCTTTTTGGTAAGGTCGGCGAGGCCAAACGGAAAGCCGCATCGGCGCAGATCGAGCTCTTTCGACAGGCCCTCGACACCTACCGGCTCGATGTGGGCCGTTATCCATCGACCGCAGAGGGTCTTGAGGCGCTGAATGAACAACCATCGGGACTCGATTCATGGGTTGGTCCCTACTTGGTCAAGGCCGTCCCAAAGGACCCATGGGGCAATGCATACAAATACCGCTCTCCAGGTGAGAACGGCGACATGGACCTCATCTCCTATGGAGCCGACGGAGCCCCAGGTGGAGACGGAGAGAACAAAGATATTGTCTCCTGGGAGAACCTCTAG
- a CDS encoding prepilin-type N-terminal cleavage/methylation domain-containing protein: protein MSPGRTSRGALSDEKGFSLLELIVVLLIIGVVAALSVPAIHRGWINLQCKRAATSMASLLRYAHQQAILTKKIQIVRIDLDGHFTRLLRVEPKGSEIEEGVPPPPPRALITIQFPSTVRPRLIDRQGAVVIDSGKRDLLFYPTGYSTGEAIELVNTLGTVYRIVVDPVTGTPTISREVS, encoded by the coding sequence TTGTCTCCTGGGAGAACCTCTAGGGGGGCGCTGAGCGACGAGAAGGGGTTCTCCCTACTGGAGCTCATCGTCGTCCTGCTCATTATCGGCGTGGTTGCGGCCCTATCTGTGCCTGCTATCCACCGAGGGTGGATTAACCTCCAGTGCAAGCGGGCCGCCACGAGTATGGCCAGCTTACTCCGCTACGCCCACCAGCAGGCCATCCTTACCAAAAAGATTCAGATCGTGCGGATTGACCTCGACGGCCATTTCACCCGGCTCTTGCGGGTCGAGCCCAAGGGTTCCGAGATCGAGGAAGGGGTGCCTCCTCCCCCCCCGAGGGCTCTGATCACTATCCAATTCCCCTCGACGGTTCGGCCGCGTCTGATCGATCGCCAGGGAGCGGTCGTCATCGACTCTGGCAAACGGGACCTGCTCTTTTACCCCACCGGCTATTCCACAGGTGAGGCCATCGAACTCGTCAACACCCTCGGCACCGTATACCGGATTGTCGTAGACCCGGTAACGGGCACCCCAACCATCTCTCGGGAGGTTTCGTGA